One stretch of Clupea harengus chromosome 2, Ch_v2.0.2, whole genome shotgun sequence DNA includes these proteins:
- the LOC116223316 gene encoding serine/threonine-protein kinase Nek5, whose translation MNNYELLRQIGQGAFGKALLARARGDGGGVCVVKEVNLRKMSAREREASQKEVVLLSHMKHPNIVSFITAFQESVCLYIVMEYCDGGDLMKRIHMQKGQPFTEEQIMGWFVQICLGLKHIHDRKVLHRDIKAQNIFLAHGGLRVKLGDFGIAKRLNRDIWSLGCVLYELCTLKHPFEACSLRQLVASICRGRYAPVPAHFSTGLRQLIGQLFKVRPRERPSINSLLKLPVLESRIKQHLPTEVLEEEFSHTVLHNQRPAESNRCPQNHGAQPRAPERPQVKPPRPERREAFPNPRDAPRMSLNVY comes from the exons ATGAACAACTACGAGCTGCTGCGGCAGATCGGCCAGGGCGCGTTCGGGAAGGCTCTCCTGGCGAGGGCGCGAGGCGACggcggcggtgtgtgtgtggtgaaggagGTCAACCTGCGGAAg ATGTCTGCgcgggagagagaggcctcACAGAAGGAGGTTGTGCTGCTCTCTCACATGAAACACCCCAACATCGTCAGCTTCATCACCGCCTtccagg agagtgtgtgtctgtatatagtAATGGAGTATTGTGACGGGGGAGATCTGATGAAGAGGATTCATATGCAGAAAGGACAGCCTTTCACAGaggaacag ATCATGGGCTGGTTTGTGCAGATCTGTTTGGGACTGAAGCACATCCACGACAGAAAGGTCCTGCATAGGGACATTaaagcacag AATATCTTCTTGGCACATGGGGGCCTTCGAGTTAAGTTAGGGGATTTTGGGATCGCCAAAAGACTGAACAG GGACATCTGGTCTCTAGGCTGTGTCCTATATGAACTCTGCACTTTAAAACATCcg tttGAAGCCTGCAGTCTCAGGCAATTAGTGGCGTCCATCTGTAGGGGGCGCTATGCTCCTGTTCCCGCCCACTTCTCCACGGGTCTTCGACAGCTGATTGGTCAGCTCTTTAAGGTCCGGCCCAGAGAGCGCCCATCAATCAACTCACTGCTCAAGCTACCAGTTCTGGAGTCTCGTATTAAACAACACTTACCTacggag gtaCTTGAGGAAGAGTTCAGTCACACAGTTCTTCACAATCAGAGACCAGCAGAGTCCAACAGATGCCCTCAGAAccatg GAGCCCAGCCCAGAGCTCCAGAGAGGCCTCAGGTGAAGCCTCCAAGaccggagaggagagaagcgtTCCCCAACCCCAGAGATGCCCCCAGGATG TCTCTAAATGTGTACTGA